In Phocoena phocoena chromosome 11, mPhoPho1.1, whole genome shotgun sequence, one DNA window encodes the following:
- the PIP4K2C gene encoding phosphatidylinositol 5-phosphate 4-kinase type-2 gamma isoform X2: protein MASSSVPPATVPAPTAASGTGFGFASKTKKKHFVQQKVKVFRAADPLMGVFLWGVAHSINELSQVPPPVMLLPDDFKASSKIKEYCPQVFRNLRDRFGIDDQDYLVSLTRSPPSESEGSDGRFLISYDRTLVIKEVSSEDIADMHSNLSNYHQYIVKCHGNTLLPQFLGMYRVSVDNEDSYMLVMRNMFSHRLPVHRKYDLKGSLVSREASDKEKVKELPTLKDMDFLNKNQKVYIAEEEKKVFLEKLKRDVEFLVQLKIMDYSLLLGIHDIIRGSEPEEEGPVREEESEGDGDCALTGPPALVGSYGTSPEGIGGYIHSHRPLGPGEFESFIDVYAIRSAEGAPQKEVYFMGLIDILTQYDAKKKAAHAAKTVKHGAGAEISTVHPEQYAKRFLDFITNIFA, encoded by the exons ATGGCGTCCTCCTCGGTCCCGCCGGCCACTGTACCGGCGCCGACAGCGGCTTCCGGCACAGGTTTCGGCTTCGCTTCCAAAACCAAGAAAAAGCATTTCGTGCAGCAGAAGGTGAAGGTGTTCCGGGCGGCCGACCCGCTGATGGGCGTGTTCCTGTGGGGCGTAGCCCACTCG ATCAATGAGCTCAGCCAGGTGCCTCCCCCGGTCATGCTGCTGCCAGATGACTTTAAGGCCAGCTCCAAGATCAAG GAGTATTGTCCCCAGGTCTTCAGGAACCTGCGTGATCGATTTGGTATTGATGACCAGGATTACTTG GTGTCCCTTACCCGAAGTCCCCCGAGTGAAAGTGAAGGCAGTGATGGTCGCTTCCTTATCTCCTATGATCGGACTCTGGTCATCAAAGAAGTATCCAGTGAGGACATTGCTGACATGCATAGCAACCTCTCCAACTACCATCAG TACATTGTGAAGTGCCATGGCAACACACTGCTGCCCCAGTTCCTGGGGATGTACCGGGTTAGCGTGGACAACGAAGACAGCTACATGCTTGTGATGCGCAACATGTTTAGCCACCGTCTCCCTGTGCACAGGAAGTATGACCTCAAG GGCTCCCTAGTGTCCCGGGAAGCCAGCGATAAGGAGAAG GTTAAAGAATTGCCCACCCTTAAGGATATGGACTTTCTCAACAAGAACCAGAAAGTTTATATTGctgaagaggagaagaaagtctTTCTAGAGAAGCTAAAGAGAGATGTGGAG TTCCTAGTGCAGCTGAAGATCATGGACTACAGCCTTCTGCTGGGCATCCACGACATCATTCGCGGCTCTGAACCAGAGGAGGAGGGGCCTGTGCGGGAGGAGGAGTCAGAGGGGGATGGGGACTGTGCCCTGACCGGACCTCCTGCTCTGGTGGGCTCCTATGGCACTTCCCCTGAGGGTATCGGCGGCTACATCCATTCCCACCGGCCCCTGGGCCCTGGAGAGTTTGAATCCTTCATTGATGTCTATGCCATCCGGAGTGCTGAGG GGGCCCCTCAGAAGGAGGTGTATTTCATGGGCCTCATTGACATCCTGACACAGTATGATGCCAAGAAGAAAGCAGCTCACGCAGCCAAAACTGTCAAGCATGGG GCGGGGGCAGAGATTTCTACTGTCCATCCTGAGCAGTATGCTAAGCGATTCCTGGATTTTATTACCAACATCTTTGCCTAA
- the PIP4K2C gene encoding phosphatidylinositol 5-phosphate 4-kinase type-2 gamma isoform X1, which translates to MASSSVPPATVPAPTAASGTGFGFASKTKKKHFVQQKVKVFRAADPLMGVFLWGVAHSINELSQVPPPVMLLPDDFKASSKIKVNNHLFRRENLPSHFKFKEYCPQVFRNLRDRFGIDDQDYLVSLTRSPPSESEGSDGRFLISYDRTLVIKEVSSEDIADMHSNLSNYHQYIVKCHGNTLLPQFLGMYRVSVDNEDSYMLVMRNMFSHRLPVHRKYDLKGSLVSREASDKEKVKELPTLKDMDFLNKNQKVYIAEEEKKVFLEKLKRDVEFLVQLKIMDYSLLLGIHDIIRGSEPEEEGPVREEESEGDGDCALTGPPALVGSYGTSPEGIGGYIHSHRPLGPGEFESFIDVYAIRSAEGAPQKEVYFMGLIDILTQYDAKKKAAHAAKTVKHGAGAEISTVHPEQYAKRFLDFITNIFA; encoded by the exons ATGGCGTCCTCCTCGGTCCCGCCGGCCACTGTACCGGCGCCGACAGCGGCTTCCGGCACAGGTTTCGGCTTCGCTTCCAAAACCAAGAAAAAGCATTTCGTGCAGCAGAAGGTGAAGGTGTTCCGGGCGGCCGACCCGCTGATGGGCGTGTTCCTGTGGGGCGTAGCCCACTCG ATCAATGAGCTCAGCCAGGTGCCTCCCCCGGTCATGCTGCTGCCAGATGACTTTAAGGCCAGCTCCAAGATCAAGGTCAACAATCACCTTTTCCGCAG GGAAAATCTGCCCAGTCATTTCAAGTTCAAGGAGTATTGTCCCCAGGTCTTCAGGAACCTGCGTGATCGATTTGGTATTGATGACCAGGATTACTTG GTGTCCCTTACCCGAAGTCCCCCGAGTGAAAGTGAAGGCAGTGATGGTCGCTTCCTTATCTCCTATGATCGGACTCTGGTCATCAAAGAAGTATCCAGTGAGGACATTGCTGACATGCATAGCAACCTCTCCAACTACCATCAG TACATTGTGAAGTGCCATGGCAACACACTGCTGCCCCAGTTCCTGGGGATGTACCGGGTTAGCGTGGACAACGAAGACAGCTACATGCTTGTGATGCGCAACATGTTTAGCCACCGTCTCCCTGTGCACAGGAAGTATGACCTCAAG GGCTCCCTAGTGTCCCGGGAAGCCAGCGATAAGGAGAAG GTTAAAGAATTGCCCACCCTTAAGGATATGGACTTTCTCAACAAGAACCAGAAAGTTTATATTGctgaagaggagaagaaagtctTTCTAGAGAAGCTAAAGAGAGATGTGGAG TTCCTAGTGCAGCTGAAGATCATGGACTACAGCCTTCTGCTGGGCATCCACGACATCATTCGCGGCTCTGAACCAGAGGAGGAGGGGCCTGTGCGGGAGGAGGAGTCAGAGGGGGATGGGGACTGTGCCCTGACCGGACCTCCTGCTCTGGTGGGCTCCTATGGCACTTCCCCTGAGGGTATCGGCGGCTACATCCATTCCCACCGGCCCCTGGGCCCTGGAGAGTTTGAATCCTTCATTGATGTCTATGCCATCCGGAGTGCTGAGG GGGCCCCTCAGAAGGAGGTGTATTTCATGGGCCTCATTGACATCCTGACACAGTATGATGCCAAGAAGAAAGCAGCTCACGCAGCCAAAACTGTCAAGCATGGG GCGGGGGCAGAGATTTCTACTGTCCATCCTGAGCAGTATGCTAAGCGATTCCTGGATTTTATTACCAACATCTTTGCCTAA
- the PIP4K2C gene encoding phosphatidylinositol 5-phosphate 4-kinase type-2 gamma isoform X3, whose product MASSSVPPATVPAPTAASGTGFGFASKTKKKHFVQQKVKVFRAADPLMGVFLWGVAHSINELSQVPPPVMLLPDDFKASSKIKVNNHLFRRENLPSHFKFKEYCPQVFRNLRDRFGIDDQDYLYIVKCHGNTLLPQFLGMYRVSVDNEDSYMLVMRNMFSHRLPVHRKYDLKGSLVSREASDKEKVKELPTLKDMDFLNKNQKVYIAEEEKKVFLEKLKRDVEFLVQLKIMDYSLLLGIHDIIRGSEPEEEGPVREEESEGDGDCALTGPPALVGSYGTSPEGIGGYIHSHRPLGPGEFESFIDVYAIRSAEGAPQKEVYFMGLIDILTQYDAKKKAAHAAKTVKHGAGAEISTVHPEQYAKRFLDFITNIFA is encoded by the exons ATGGCGTCCTCCTCGGTCCCGCCGGCCACTGTACCGGCGCCGACAGCGGCTTCCGGCACAGGTTTCGGCTTCGCTTCCAAAACCAAGAAAAAGCATTTCGTGCAGCAGAAGGTGAAGGTGTTCCGGGCGGCCGACCCGCTGATGGGCGTGTTCCTGTGGGGCGTAGCCCACTCG ATCAATGAGCTCAGCCAGGTGCCTCCCCCGGTCATGCTGCTGCCAGATGACTTTAAGGCCAGCTCCAAGATCAAGGTCAACAATCACCTTTTCCGCAG GGAAAATCTGCCCAGTCATTTCAAGTTCAAGGAGTATTGTCCCCAGGTCTTCAGGAACCTGCGTGATCGATTTGGTATTGATGACCAGGATTACTTG TACATTGTGAAGTGCCATGGCAACACACTGCTGCCCCAGTTCCTGGGGATGTACCGGGTTAGCGTGGACAACGAAGACAGCTACATGCTTGTGATGCGCAACATGTTTAGCCACCGTCTCCCTGTGCACAGGAAGTATGACCTCAAG GGCTCCCTAGTGTCCCGGGAAGCCAGCGATAAGGAGAAG GTTAAAGAATTGCCCACCCTTAAGGATATGGACTTTCTCAACAAGAACCAGAAAGTTTATATTGctgaagaggagaagaaagtctTTCTAGAGAAGCTAAAGAGAGATGTGGAG TTCCTAGTGCAGCTGAAGATCATGGACTACAGCCTTCTGCTGGGCATCCACGACATCATTCGCGGCTCTGAACCAGAGGAGGAGGGGCCTGTGCGGGAGGAGGAGTCAGAGGGGGATGGGGACTGTGCCCTGACCGGACCTCCTGCTCTGGTGGGCTCCTATGGCACTTCCCCTGAGGGTATCGGCGGCTACATCCATTCCCACCGGCCCCTGGGCCCTGGAGAGTTTGAATCCTTCATTGATGTCTATGCCATCCGGAGTGCTGAGG GGGCCCCTCAGAAGGAGGTGTATTTCATGGGCCTCATTGACATCCTGACACAGTATGATGCCAAGAAGAAAGCAGCTCACGCAGCCAAAACTGTCAAGCATGGG GCGGGGGCAGAGATTTCTACTGTCCATCCTGAGCAGTATGCTAAGCGATTCCTGGATTTTATTACCAACATCTTTGCCTAA